Genomic segment of Streptomyces sp. NA02950:
GCCGACCGAGTCCACGAGGAAGCCCGCAGCCAGTCCGCCCAGCGGAGTGACCAGCTGGACCGAGGCTGTCGTCGCACTCAGCACCCGGCTGCGCAGTGCCTCCGGCACCGTCTCATACGTCACGGTGGCCATGATGGGGTTGAGCACACCGCAAGCGAGGCCCTCAACCGCCATGATCACGGCCAGTGGCCCGAAGGTGTCGGTGAAGGCGGCCACCACGAAGCGCGGCAGGCCTACGATGAGAAACGCAACCGTGAACACCGGCCACCGCCGAAACCGGCTGCCCACCGCACCGTAGACCAGCGCCCCCGTGAGTGCGCAGATACCAAACGCCGCGTTCAGCAGACCGAGATCGATGGAACCATCAAGCTTCTCACGGGCATGCACCGGGAGGAGCACGGCGCTCCATCCCTGATCGAGCCCCCGGGTGACCAGCGTCATCAGGCACAGGCCCAACAGCAACGGCGTGGCCGCCACGAAGCGATACCCTTCCGCGAGTTCACGACGGTAGGCACGCAACGACGCGGGCTCGACCCGCCGTCGGGCCTGCGCCTCAGGCAGACCGCGCACCCCGAACGCGAACAGCGGCGCGGCCACAGCGAAGGTCGCGGCATCCACCAACAGGACATTCTCGGCACCGAGTACGGCGATCAGCACACCTCCGAGAGCGGATCCAGTCAGCGCCGCACAGCGTGCCGCACCGTCGTACAACCCGGCGGCCCTGGTCAGCGGCATTGCGGCGCGTTCGGCGAGCGTGGGCAACAGCACTCCGCGGGCAGTCTCACCCGGCGAACGGAACAGCCCGGTCATCGCCATCAGCACGCACAGCATCCAGAAATGCAGGATGCCGGCGAACTGCAGCAGCGGGATCGCCGCAACGGCAACCCCGCAGGCGAGATCCGAGGCGACACTCACCCGCCGTCGCCCGATCCGGTCGATGACCGGACCACCGACGAGCGCAGCAAGCACTACGGGCAGCAGTGTGCAGAACGCGACGATCCCCACCTTGGCGGCACTGTCCGTGCTCTGCAGCACAAACCACGGCACGCCCATGTACGTGAGGCAATTCCCAGTGATCGAAACGAAGTTGGCGCCAAGAACCGTTGTCAGAGGACGGCGATCACCCGTCAAGAAGTCTTCGGGCACTACGGTGGTCTCCCATAAGAGGAAGCGCCCACCGCGAACGAAGCAGGTCAGCCGGTGGGCGAAGCGAAGTGGTCAGCGTCTGGCGCGCACAGCGAGGCGCACCGCGATGCGGTGTTCACAAGCAGCGCCTCCAACACTTCGCCGGGATGACCACCCGGCACCTCCACGCATTGTCCCCTCGGGTACCGGTCCTCCGCAACGGCGACCCGTTGGCAGTGGGTTTGCGCGCACACGGAATTGCCCCGAGTGGCACCGATGAAGACAGATCTGCTAGCCACCCGGATCTCGGAGTGACACCGGCCGCAAGATGTGTCAGCTCAGAGCAGCTGGGGCGAGGCGGATGGTGTTCGACGGCTTCCGCAGGCGTATGGGCTTGGGCTTGTCGGCGCTCGTCTCGACCGGTTCGACGGGGTGTGGTGACGTGCGGGGTGGCCGGGGAGGGTGGGTGAGGCGGCGGACCATGAGGGTGATGAAGGTCCAGGTGATGTGGGCCTCGCTGTGGGAGATGAGCCGCTCGTAGTCGCGGACGTTTCTCCTGGCTCTCATGATCCACGAGATGGCCCGCTCGACGCGCCACCTCTTCGCGAGGACGGCGAAGCCGTCCTGGTCTTTGCGGCGGGGCACCGTCTTGAGGGTGATGCCGAGGAAGGAGTGAGACCAGTCGATGAGGGTTCCGCCGTAGGCGGAGTCCGCCCAGGCGACGGCGAGTTCGGGATGGGTCAGGCGCAGGCGGAAGAGCTGGTCGCGGGCGGGGATACTGTCGTGCGGGGCGGCAGGGGTGACCATGACGGCGAGCGCCATGCCGCGCATGTCTACGGCCAGGTGCCGCTTCCTGCCATTGATGAGCTTTCCGCCGTCGAAGCCGCGGGTGTCCTGGCTCACCGTCTCGGCGCCCTTGACGGACTGGGAGTCCAGGATCACCGCGACGGTGTGGGGATTGAGGCCGTCGTGAACGCGGACTTTCTGGTGCAGTTCGGCGTGGATGCGGGCCAGGTCTCCGCTCGCCCGCCATCGCTGGAAAAACCCGTAGACCGTGCGCCAGGGGATCCCGAAGTCGACGGGAACGGCCCTCCACTTGCACCCATTGTCGTTCACATACCGTATGGCATCGACCACGTTGCGGCGCGAATGCTTCTCCGGGCGCCCGCCCGCGGGAAGCCGGCAGGCCGGGACGGGCAGCAGCGGTTCGAGGACGGCCCATTCGGCGTCCGTAGTGTCGCTGGGGTAGCGCCGCTCGCGCACGGCTGGCGGTCGGGTCTCGTTCGGGCAGGTCATCTCAGCGTTCCATGCGGGTGAGGACTTCCAGGGTGGCCTTGACCCCGCCGAGCTGTTCCAGGACCAGGCGGGCCCACTCGTCCTCGGGGGTGCGCTTGGCGTGCGGGGCGACGATCCCGGTGATGAAATTCGTGATGCGATGCAGCTCGGCCCCGAAGATCGCGCGTTCGTAAGCGATCCACACCTCGGGCTCCTCGGACAGCTGGAACCCGTCCCGGCGGTTGAAGGTCACCGGCGGCAGTCCTTCCTTGACCGCGATCTTCCGCAGGAACCGGATGCCCGTCCAGACCTGGGCGGGGGTGCACTTGGTAGCTTTGACCAGCTGTTTCAGGTGCAGCCCGGCAGGACGTGCCTCTTGCAGGGCTTTGCGTACGGCTTCGCCGTGAACATGAGCGGGCAGTCCCGCCCGCCGTTTCATGGCTACCTGTCCCTCAGCAGCTCGGCCAGGGCCTCATCCAGGTCCACCTTCCCGGTGGACACCGCCGTCTCGATCCAGTCCGCCGTCGCCCGGATCTTCTCTAAATGCCGTGCGACCAGCGCGAGTTGGGATTCGGAGAACTCCCGTCCCCGCAGTCGGGGAACCAGCCGGCTCGCCCCGGCGA
This window contains:
- a CDS encoding MFS transporter translates to MPEDFLTGDRRPLTTVLGANFVSITGNCLTYMGVPWFVLQSTDSAAKVGIVAFCTLLPVVLAALVGGPVIDRIGRRRVSVASDLACGVAVAAIPLLQFAGILHFWMLCVLMAMTGLFRSPGETARGVLLPTLAERAAMPLTRAAGLYDGAARCAALTGSALGGVLIAVLGAENVLLVDAATFAVAAPLFAFGVRGLPEAQARRRVEPASLRAYRRELAEGYRFVAATPLLLGLCLMTLVTRGLDQGWSAVLLPVHAREKLDGSIDLGLLNAAFGICALTGALVYGAVGSRFRRWPVFTVAFLIVGLPRFVVAAFTDTFGPLAVIMAVEGLACGVLNPIMATVTYETVPEALRSRVLSATTASVQLVTPLGGLAAGFLVDSVGLPSTLLTIGGVYLLATLCPVIFPAWRQMDSTGSPHDRAEGSLPQSSGSKRV
- a CDS encoding IS5 family transposase — its product is MRERRYPSDTTDAEWAVLEPLLPVPACRLPAGGRPEKHSRRNVVDAIRYVNDNGCKWRAVPVDFGIPWRTVYGFFQRWRASGDLARIHAELHQKVRVHDGLNPHTVAVILDSQSVKGAETVSQDTRGFDGGKLINGRKRHLAVDMRGMALAVMVTPAAPHDSIPARDQLFRLRLTHPELAVAWADSAYGGTLIDWSHSFLGITLKTVPRRKDQDGFAVLAKRWRVERAISWIMRARRNVRDYERLISHSEAHITWTFITLMVRRLTHPPRPPRTSPHPVEPVETSADKPKPIRLRKPSNTIRLAPAALS